The Mycolicibacterium boenickei genome has a segment encoding these proteins:
- a CDS encoding carotenoid oxygenase family protein gives MTSALPIGETDFFRRGNYAPVADELTEYDLPVDGAIPAELDGWYLRNGPNPRQATEHWFTGDGMIHGIRIESGAVKWYRNRWVRTDSFIKDFPLYNKDGTRNLRSAVANTHVVNHAGRTLALVESSLPYEITNDLETVGAYDFGGKLIDSMTAHPKICPTTGELHFFGYGSIFEPYVTYHRADAAGELSINQPVDVKAHTMMHDFAMTADHVIFMDLPVVFDLDIALKGEGDMPYRWSDDYGARFGVMRRDDPSAPVRWFDIDPCYVFHVANAHDDGNSIVLQAVRYPELWRDNGGFDVEGVLWEWRIDLAAGTVRERQLDDLGVEFPRIDDRLAGLPARYSVSVADNAWIRHDLSTGSGVRHELGSGGPGEAVFVPGEGPADESNGWYLGYVYNPERDGSDLVILDASDFGGKPVATIKLPQRVPYGFHGNWIGA, from the coding sequence ATGACTTCAGCCCTGCCCATCGGCGAAACCGACTTCTTCCGGCGCGGCAACTACGCCCCCGTTGCCGACGAACTCACCGAATACGACCTGCCCGTCGACGGCGCCATCCCCGCCGAACTCGACGGTTGGTACCTGCGCAACGGCCCGAACCCACGCCAGGCGACCGAGCACTGGTTCACCGGCGACGGGATGATCCACGGCATCCGCATCGAGAGCGGCGCCGTGAAGTGGTACCGCAACCGCTGGGTGCGAACCGACAGCTTCATCAAGGACTTTCCGCTGTACAACAAGGACGGCACGCGCAACCTGCGGTCCGCGGTGGCCAACACCCACGTGGTCAACCACGCGGGCCGGACCCTGGCGCTGGTGGAGTCCTCACTGCCCTACGAGATCACCAACGACCTGGAAACCGTTGGCGCCTACGACTTCGGCGGCAAGCTGATCGACTCGATGACCGCGCATCCGAAGATCTGCCCGACGACCGGCGAGCTGCACTTCTTCGGCTACGGCAGCATCTTCGAGCCCTACGTCACCTACCACCGCGCCGACGCTGCCGGTGAGCTGAGCATCAACCAGCCGGTGGATGTCAAGGCGCACACCATGATGCACGACTTCGCGATGACCGCGGACCATGTGATCTTCATGGACTTGCCCGTGGTGTTCGACCTCGACATCGCACTCAAGGGCGAAGGCGACATGCCCTACCGGTGGAGCGACGACTACGGCGCCCGGTTCGGGGTCATGCGCCGTGACGATCCGTCCGCCCCGGTCCGCTGGTTCGACATCGACCCGTGCTACGTGTTCCACGTGGCGAACGCCCACGATGACGGCAATTCGATTGTGCTGCAGGCAGTTCGCTACCCCGAGCTGTGGCGCGACAACGGTGGTTTCGATGTCGAAGGCGTGTTGTGGGAGTGGCGGATCGACCTGGCCGCCGGAACCGTCCGCGAACGTCAGCTCGACGATCTCGGGGTGGAGTTCCCCCGCATCGACGATCGGCTCGCCGGCTTGCCGGCCCGGTACTCGGTGTCCGTCGCGGACAACGCCTGGATCCGCCACGACCTGAGTACGGGTTCCGGTGTCCGCCACGAGCTCGGGTCGGGCGGACCGGGGGAGGCGGTGTTCGTGCCCGGCGAGGGCCCGGCCGACGAGAGCAACGGGTGGTACCTCGGCTACGTCTACAACCCCGAGCGGGACGGCAGCGACCTCGTGATCCTGGATGCGTCGGACTTCGGCGGGAAGCCCGTCGCGACCATCAAGCTGCCGCAACGCGTGCCGTACGGGTTCCACGGGAACTGGATAGGGGCCTAG
- a CDS encoding PadR family transcriptional regulator, producing the protein MSLRMAALGLLAQHPGSGYDLLKRFEKSMANVWPATQSQLYGELNKLAHTGLIEVSAIGPRGRKEYRITPAGRTELNRWITNPADDPPERSAGLLRVFLLGELPRDQALDHLAALASHADAEVERLRGLEASIPWSDSDEDLYGHAALEYGLRFNAMQAQWARWLTETIDNR; encoded by the coding sequence ATGAGTTTGCGAATGGCGGCACTCGGCCTGCTGGCCCAGCACCCCGGTAGCGGTTACGACCTGCTCAAACGGTTCGAGAAATCGATGGCCAATGTCTGGCCCGCAACCCAGAGCCAGCTGTACGGCGAGCTCAACAAGCTCGCCCACACCGGCCTGATCGAGGTGTCGGCAATCGGCCCGCGCGGTCGCAAGGAGTACCGCATCACTCCCGCCGGCCGCACCGAACTGAATCGCTGGATCACCAATCCCGCCGACGATCCGCCCGAGCGCAGCGCCGGGCTGTTGCGGGTGTTCCTACTCGGCGAATTACCCCGCGACCAGGCCCTCGACCACCTGGCGGCACTCGCTTCCCACGCCGACGCCGAGGTCGAACGACTCAGAGGACTGGAGGCATCCATCCCCTGGTCCGACTCGGACGAGGACCTCTACGGGCACGCGGCCCTCGAATACGGCCTGCGCTTTAACGCCATGCAGGCGCAGTGGGCACGTTGGCTCACGGAGACTATCGACAACCGATAG
- a CDS encoding PadR family transcriptional regulator gives MTHPFNSPGGFGFVPFGREEARTMFRQARQGRRDLREQLRAQVEAAREQGVDPTCQTGFGFDPRGGRGFGFGFGPGGLGGPMGGPFGGHRGRGGRRGRRGDVRAAILTLLAERPMHGYEMTQEIASRSNNLWKPSPGSVYPTLQLLVDEGLIVPTESEGSKKTFELTEEGRQAAAEIQTPPWAQIAEDADPAALNLHSAVSQLMVAVTQSSYAAGEDQQQRILDVVNNARREIYQILGEE, from the coding sequence ATGACTCACCCATTCAATTCACCAGGCGGCTTCGGATTCGTGCCTTTCGGCCGGGAAGAAGCTCGCACCATGTTCCGTCAGGCCCGTCAAGGGCGCCGTGACCTGCGTGAGCAGCTTCGCGCCCAAGTCGAGGCAGCCCGCGAACAGGGCGTCGACCCCACTTGCCAGACCGGATTCGGCTTCGACCCGCGCGGCGGACGAGGCTTCGGCTTCGGCTTCGGGCCGGGAGGGCTCGGCGGCCCCATGGGCGGACCGTTCGGCGGACACCGTGGCCGCGGCGGGCGACGCGGACGACGCGGCGATGTCCGCGCCGCCATCCTGACCCTGCTGGCCGAACGGCCCATGCACGGCTACGAGATGACGCAGGAGATCGCGTCCCGCAGCAACAACCTGTGGAAGCCCAGCCCCGGCTCGGTGTATCCGACGCTGCAACTGCTGGTCGACGAGGGACTGATCGTCCCGACCGAATCCGAGGGCAGCAAGAAGACCTTCGAGCTGACCGAAGAGGGCAGGCAGGCCGCGGCCGAGATCCAGACCCCGCCGTGGGCACAGATCGCCGAAGATGCCGATCCCGCTGCGCTCAACCTGCATTCCGCCGTCAGCCAGTTGATGGTTGCGGTCACCCAGTCGTCCTATGCCGCAGGCGAGGACCAGCAGCAACGCATCCTCGACGTGGTCAACAACGCCCGCCGCGAGATCTACCAGATCCTCGGCGAGGAGTAG